The following DNA comes from Macaca thibetana thibetana isolate TM-01 chromosome 14, ASM2454274v1, whole genome shotgun sequence.
aggaaggaaggaaggaaggaaggaaggaaggaagaaagaaagaaagaaagaaagaaagaaagaaagaaagaaagaaagaaagaaagaaagaaagaaagaaagaaagaaagaggaagaggaaggaaggaaagaaaagaaaagaagaaaagaggaaagaagaaagaaaatcacgaagatgggggttgggggaagagggACTCTGGCAGAGCAGGAATGCTGACCAGACAGAAGACAGGCTAGGAGTCCTCTGATCCATTACAGGCTATGGCCCCCATAGTGGGTCAGAGCTGGATGTCTGTAGATACACACTGGGAACATCTGGAAACCAGAACAATCAAGGAAACATTCACTAGAACATgcatctttttcctttccaactaTGGATCTCAGTCCCAACACTTTCTTTGTGCCAGGAATTGTATTGCACAATTAAGATTCCTGGAGTGGTGAGATGTCTAACAGCAATGGCAGAAAGAGCTGGTCCTGTTTGCGGGGGGAAGAGAGGTAGACACAAGCACCTAAGAACTGTCAAAGAGAAGGAGCAACACTTACAAAGAACTGGGGCCACTGTTAGCAGCTTCAGGGGCCCAGAGATCAGTCCCACATATGGAAGAAGTTTCTTATCATTAGAATGACCCCataatgaaggccgggcgcggtggctcatgcctgtaatcccagcactttggaaggccaaggcgggcagatcaccagagttcaggagtttgaaaccagcctagacaacatggtaaaaccctgtctctactaaaaatacaaaaattagccgggtgtggtggcacatgcctgtagtcccagctactcaggaggctgaggcagaataactTGAATTccggaggcggagtttgcagtgagctgagattgcaccactgcactccagtctgggcaacagagtgagaccctgaaaaaaaaaagaaaaagaaaaagaaagaaagaaagacagagagagagagagagagagaaagaaagaaagaaagaaagaaagaaagaaagaaagaaagaaagaaagaaagaaagaaagaaagaaagaaagaaagaaagaaagaaagaaagaaagaaagaaagaaaggaaggaaggaaggaaggaaggaaggaaggaaggaaggaaggaaggaaggaaggaaggaaggaagggagagagagaaagaaagaaagagagaaaaaagagagagagaaaggaaggaaggaaggaaggaaggaaggaaggaaggaaggaaggacaaaaaaaaaaaagactccataaTGCAAAAACAGGCTTGATAATTAGTGAAGTCCATGTAACTAGAGGTTGTAAGGCCGAAGTCTTTGTCTGGAATGCTACAGAGATTTAATATTTGGATAGCAGCTAGATTAAAAACCTTTAAGTAACTTTCTAACCCTAGATTCATtgcttctaaaaataataataataacataaatgaaTCATATGAATAAGActgtagccaggcacggtggctcacacctgtaatcccaacacttttggaggctaaagccagaggatcgcttgaggccaggagtttgagaccagccaggcaacataggaagaccccttttctacaaaaagtcaaaaaagttagtcaggcatTGTGACATGCACCCGTAATCATAACTACTCCAGATGTTAAGGTAAgcataggagtttgaggctacagtgagccatgatcacgccactgctctccaagcTGGGCAGCAGACCAAGACCTTatcttacaaaaattaaaaaataagattgcaATGTTGGTGGGCAAATTTAACCTATTGGAGAGAAAAAATCTGAGAGGCATCTGCTTGTGTTCAAGTGCCAATTAAAAAATCAAGTAGCTCTTCTATTAGTTCAAGTAGCTCCTTTAAGGATGTCTGGTTTTTAGCCCAGTTCCCACTAGCACAGGTGAAGTAATCTAGGTATGGTAATGTTGATGAATACACTTACCGGGTTTTGCCCACTCTAAGCACCAGGATCTTGACTGTAGTCATTTGACATAAGCCCATCCGGTCCAGCTATGCCTGCATGATTCCTGAATGGGGTTCTTTATCGTGGGACCTTGTGAAGACAGCAGAATCACTGGTTGCGAGTGAGTAAAGCTAAACCCTGGAGTGAAAACTATGTCATTTATTCTAAGGTTCCCCTGACGCTGTGTTCCTCTGAGTCTGGAGGATTGTCAGGGGCCACTGATAAAGACTTCTAGCTCATGAACTCTAGGGAGCTGCTGGGAAACCTTTGGGGATAACTGAAACAACAGCTTCTGTGGTGCTCTGGATTCCATTCCTCTTCTATGCCCCGCTCCATTCTCATCTCACTCTATCTGGGACGGAATGTTATGTCTGAATCAGTGCCCTTTGTTTTAGTCTCTCCATTTCCATTCACATGAGAATTCCTTTTCTGTGATATCTTTCTCTTTAGTGGCTTCCTCCAAGAAGCACTACAAAATGTTGTCTGCTTACCCCAGAAATAGCTTCCTTTTCTGTGTGCCTGTGCAGGGGCTtgctctgtctgtctctgtctaaCCTGGGTGTCCTAGGATCTGTCTTTGTATCCTTTCTCTTTGTTGTATCATACAGTGACCAACCATATTGATTTGCCCAGAACTGTCCTGGTTTTAGTACTGAAAGTCCGATGTCCTGTGAAACTCCTCTGTTGGTCACTTTCAGAGGGCAGAGACATTGTATATGCTTTTCATAGAAGAAGTTATTTCCTGAATGGAACCcaagttgaaaataaattcacTCCCTATTAAGATAAAGCAGAcctgggttgggtgcagtggctcaagcctgtaatcccaacattttgggaagccgaggcagatggatcatctgagatcaagagttcaagaccagcctggccaacatagcgagaccctgtttctataaaaaataaaaataattttaaaatacttttttttaaagctgaaaggAGAGCTGACCTTGGTCAAGGCTACACAGAGAGCTAGTGGCAGAGCCACACCAGAAGCCAGATGCTTGCTCCCTGTTCAGGGCTCCCAGGTGTCCTCTATGGGAGGGTCCCTGAAGCTTTCCCATCTGGCAGCCCAGACAATGCTGGGAGCTATCCATGTTCACATCTGCTTCCTCACCAGACTAGGGGTTCCCTGGGGCCTGGGATGTGTTCTGACCCCTCTTTTACAAAACCAGCATATCAGTGGGGTCTGGGCACCTGGCTTCCCAGTTTTCCGCAGGCCGACTGGACCATGACTGTCCTGACAACCTCAGGGCTTCCTGTCCAGTGCTGCTACAGAATCAGACAACACTGGACTCTATAGAGAGCTCCTAGTCCAGCTCCTGTATTGCTGCTGATAGGCAGGGGGAGGCCCAGAGGGGGTTCTGACCCAGCCACAGTCACACAGATGGTAAACCAGCAGCATAGCCTGCCCACCCGGAATGCTCTAAATCAGAGCACAAAGAGTTTGGCTCAGATACCTTCTCCTAGAGCCCCTCTCCTAGCGGGATGAGGGTCCCTAACTGCCCATCTCCCCAGACGCTGTCTTCCCAGAGCCTAGCCCCTCCTTGACTATGACAGGCTTTGGGCACTTCACTTTCAGCCTTCATACCCGAGACCTCTGCAGGTCGGCCCAGCTCATCTGCCCAACCCAGGCCATGCCAGctgctccttcctctccccaAGCCAGTGCTGCCTCAGTGGGAAGAACCAGGTTGGAGCTGAGCCTATCCCATTAAACCCCCAAGCTCTACCACTTCTTGGCCTGCTGAGGCCTTGACCCCCAGAGGTTCCCTTTTACTGTGCCCTGAATAATATTTTCTGGGGACCCCCATGTGGCTGGTTAGCAGTTACCATGGGCTTTGCTGATAATTAGAACAACAAGATTAATAGTGCTCAGAGGGACACAGAACTTTATGGTCTATGGGGACTTTCCCACGTATGGAGCAACTATTGGTATCCACAcgtgacagatgaggaaacaagctcGGAGGTGAAAGGgattgcccaaagtcacacagcaatcCAAAGACAAGGCAGATTTCCTAActctcactccagcctctgcaccAACTAATGATACAAATGAAAaagtttgtgaaaattttctgTGTAAATGTAAAATGCTGTGCTATTGGCTGCTGGGATCCTTCAAGTGTATTGAAGCTGGAGGAACAAGCGTGACAGAACAGAGAGccactcagtctcccaaatcCTCACTCTTGCCCTCTCTTGCTCACTCTTAATCGTTCTTAGAGGCTGATacggcttggctctgtgtccccacccaaatctcatcttgaattgtactcccacaattcccaggtgttgtgggaggaacccagtgggagacaattgaatcatggaggcggcttcccccatactgttctctaggtagtgaacaagtctcacgagatctgatgattttatcaggggtttccacttttgcgtcttcctcattctctctttgcctgctaccatTCATGTAAGACGGGACTTGcttttccttgccttctgccatgattgtgtgaCTTCCCCAGCCaagtagaactgtaagtccaataaacctcttccttttgtaaattgcccagtctcaggtatgtctttatcagcattgtgaaaaaggactaatacagtcaattggtaccaatagagtggggcattgctgaaaagatacccaaaaatggggaagcaactttggaactgggtaacaagctcaggttggaacagtttggagggctcagaagaagtccagtcttgagtatgtctttatcagcagtgtgaaaatggacaaatacacagGCCTTATAATTCTAAGCCCaacctcctccagggagccttctgtgatgtggaagcgactttggaactgtgtaacaggcacaggttggaacagtttggagggctcagaagattgCCCaatcttgagtatgtctttatcagcagtgtgaaaatggactaatacagaggccTTATAATTCTAAGCCCAACCTCCTTGAGGGAGCCTTCTGTGACTTCATCTTCCTCCAGCCTCCAGtgctctttctctcctctggATTGACCAGGACTGGCTGCCAATGCCGCCATTTTAAAGATTAGGATAGCTGAGGCTCATTCTTCATTCCACATTGAATGAGGTTGGCTTTGCACCGGGTGTGTGGTCACAGGCAATTGACACAGTCTAGTGGGGTAGCCAGTCAAAACCTTGTCCAAACCTTGTCCATCATATCCACTGTGATCTGTGCTACTGTAGAGCTGAAGGGCCCAGAGGAGGAAATGAAGCCGACTTGCATCATGGAAGACATCTCTTAAATGGGTCATAAATTTCAAACAGATGAATAGAGTGCAGGCCACAAAGGAGGGGGTAAACAAAGTCATGAAGTGTAGAAAAAGCAGGAGGTGTGTTAGAGGGGAGATAGAAGTTGGTTTGGGCTGCAATATAGAAAGAGAGACTGGGAGTCTCCAAAGATGAGGCTAAAGAGGTTGGCAGGGGCCAGAGGGAAGAGAGTCTTGAAGCCAAGGACTAAACACTCAGCATGAGGACATTGGAAAGCCAGAACCAGGCCTCAGACAGAGGACTAACATAGGTAGCTACATGTTTGAGAAGGCTCATACCCACTGTGCACAGAGAATGTCttggagtgggagagagagaccaGAGGCAGGGCAACCAGTCAGGAAGCTTGGTGGTgaggagaagaagagggaggagtaTTAATGACAACGATAGCAGATGATGGCCGCCCTTTATTGAGAGCTTACTTGTACTAATGGCTGTGCCCTGGTAGTCACatacttcatttcatttaatccaaaGAGCAATTTCCATTAcctttgttttatagatgagggagcTCAGAGGGTTAAGTAACTAAGCCTGCTTTGGTCATTCTGCTGGACAAATAGTGAGTTAGTGTAGAGTCCAATCCATCTGCAAAGCCATACCTCTTAACTGTAAAAGCTTAGagaatctggctgggcatggtgcctcacgcctgtaatcccactttgggaggctgaggcgggtggatcacttgaggccaggagttcgagatcagcctggccaacatggtgaaaccccacctctactaaaaacataaaaattagccaggtgtggtggcacatgcctgtaattccagctacttggaaggatgaggcaggagaatctcttgaacctgggaggcagaggttgcagtagtcagagatcaagccactgcattccagcctgggcaacagagtgaggaaaaaaaatttggaGAATCTTCAAGAGGTAGAATAGTCAGAATTTGACAACTGATTATGGAAAGGTCCAAGATGATGCCCAGTATTCTGGTTTGGGGGACAAGACATGGTGGTGATGTTGACTGATGTCTGGAGCTCAGGAGACAGAGTGGATGCAGGCAAAGACTTGGGAAGCATATACTAACGACAGTGAACAAGATCACCTAGGGAGAGAGTGTAGTGTGAGAAGGACAGAACCTTGGGGCGAAAACAACATGAGACTGAGGCAGAACAAGAAATGTCTGCAAAAGATACTGAGAAACAACAGCCAGAGAGCACGAAGCAAAACCAGGAGAGTGTAATATCACAGAGGCTCCCTAGGGCAGCTGTGGTCAGCAGCATCAAATGTTGCTGATGTGCCCAAGAGGACGAGAACCAGATGAAAAGTGTCTGTGGGGTCCAGTGATGAAGGGTGCCCCAGGTGTGAACTGGTGCCCCAGATGTGAACAGGCTAGTGGAACAGTGAGCATGGAAGGTTGAGAGTGAGTAAATGGAGAGAGAATAGATAACGTCTTCAAGATGTTTGCCTGTAAAGAGACGACGTGGATGGGCGCCTCGCGAAGATGGTGGCGTGCGCGGCGTGTGGTGCCCGTGGTCTGGCCAAGTCTCAGCGCAGCGCACCGGCCGGCATCTCGCTGTCCGGGAGCCCACACCCACCGGGTCCCTGACCCCACGCCCCCCGCGCGCCCCCCGCGCCCGGTGCCCGGCATGCCTCGCGCCCGTTACAGGCAACACGCTCCGGAAGGGTGGTGCGCGCCGTGGAGGAGGTGCCCGGAGCAGTACCCAAGCTGACTCGGGTTGCAGTGATGATGAGGCAGCCAGTGAGGCCCGCAGCACCGCCAGTGAATGCCCCAGGCTTCTCAGCACCACTGCAGAGGACAGCCTTGTGGGGGATGTCGTGGATGAGCAGGGCCAGCAGGAAGACTTTGAGGAAAAGCTGAAGGAGTATGTGGACTGCCTCACAGACAAGAGTCCCAAGACCCGGCAGGGTGCTCTCAAGAGCCTGCGCCTGGCCCTGGCGTCGCGCCTACTCCTCGACTTCTTGCTGGAGCGCCGCCTCACACTAGCTGATGCCCTGGAAAAGTGCctcaggaaagggaagggagagaaacaaGCCCTGGCTGCTGCTGTGCGAGGCCTGCTCTGCGTGCAGCTGGGCCCTGAACCCAAGGGTGAGGAGCTGTTCCACagcctgcagcctctgctggtctCTATGCTCAGTGACAGCACAGCTAGCCCTGCTGCCCGGCTCCACTGTGCTTCTGCTCTTGGCCTGGGCTGCTACGTGGCTGCTGCCGACATCCAGGACCTAGTCTCTTGCCTTGCCTGCTTAGAAAGTGTTTTCAGCCGGTTCTATGGCTTGGGTAGCTCCACGACTCCTGTGGTTCCTGCCAGCCTGCACGGCCTGCTCTGTGCTGCCCTGCAGACCTGGGCATTGCTGCTCACCATCTTCCCCAGCACCCAAATCAGCCACATCCTTGACAGGCAGCTGCCCCGGCTGCCCCAGCTCTTGTCCAGTGAAAGTGTGAACCTGTGGATCGCTGCCGGTGAAACCATTGCACTGCTCTTTGAGCTTGCCCGGGACCTTGAGGAGGTGTTTGTTTACGAGGACATGGAGGCCCTCTGCAGTGTCCTGCGCACTCTGGCCACTGACAGTAACAAGTACCGTGCCAAGGCCGATCGCCAGCGCCAGGGCTCTACTTTCCGCGCCGTGCTGCACTCGGTGGAGGGCGGTGAACGTGAAGAAGAGATAGTGCGCTTCGGCTTTGAGGTGCTCTACAGGGACAGCTGGGCTGGGCACCGGATCTACACTGCCTTCAAGGAAGTGCTGGGTTCAGCTATGCACCACCACCTCCGGAGCAATGAGCTACTCCGTGACATCTTTGGCCTGGGCCCTGTGCTGCTGCTGGATGCCACTGCAAGGTTCCACGCTTCGAGAAGCACCTGTACAATACTGCCACCTTCAAAGCCCGGACCAAGGCTCGAAGCCGTGTGCGGAGCAAGCGGGCAGACATCCTGTGAAGCAGGACCTGCTGAAGAGGAGACTTTCTATGCCCTTGGTCCGTATTTTTAACAGAAGACAGTGCAACAACTGGTTTCCACCAGTAtttgtcactttatttttttaatgacaaaaccaaaaacagacaTGGGGTGGGTAGCTGGGGGCCCGGACACTTGGGATCCTGGCCCCTTTGTCCCTGCACTCAGCCCTGTGGCCTCTTCCTGCCCTGTCTCAGGTCAGGCTAAATATGTGCCTGTCCCAGGGCTGTGGGGCAGGCACTAGGGggcctttcccttcctttcctttcctttctcaggCCTTGCTCCCCCAGGCTGACCCACTCTTAGGGGAGTAGTGGCGTCTGGACAAATGCCACCACAGCAAGTGGAGAGGCAAAGCTACCTGGAATGGATTTGTGTGCTGATTTTTAAGGATTATTAGAGATAATTAAACAGAATGGTCAGGCTTCTGtggtcttaaaaagaaaaaaaaagagagagagagatgtggatGGTTGGAGACTGATGAGATGTGTCCTAGTCAGTTCAaggttttataataaaataccttaaactgggtcgtttataaacaacagaaattcattgctcacagttctggaggctgggaagtccaagatcaaggtgccagtggatccggtgtctggtgagggctgctctctgcttcatagatggcactttctagctgtgtcctcacatggtggaagggaccaACAAGctctctcaggcctcttttataagggatGTAATCTCATTCAAGAGGGCTTCACCCTTACAACCTAATCactttccaaaggccccaccGTTAATTACCATCACCCTAGAGGTTAGGTTggctttatttaaattatttgtagagacaggatcttgccttgttgcccaggctagtcttgaacccctggcctcaaacaatcgtcctgccttagcctcccaagtagatgggagcTGAGACCATGTCtgaccttttaaattttaatttatttattcattcatgcattcatttaatttttttagattaaaGTCTCACTCCAACTCATaccagctggaatgcagtagcaccatcatagctcactgcctcaaactcctggagttaagtgatcctcccacctcagcctcccgtatagctgggactacaggcgcatgccactattcctggctagttttttccatttttgtagagacagggtctcactatgttgtacaggctggtcttgaaccctgggcctcaagcaattctcccaccaaggcctcccaaaatgctggggttacaggtgtgagccaccacacctggccaagttttAAGATATGGATTTTGAGggagcacaaacattcagaccatagcaggaaGTCAGGGAGAATTTTGttgtactttaaaaatttgaGATACTTGAGCGTATTTCCCACCATTCATGGGTAGGAAGCAGCCAGTAGAGAGGCCGAAGGAATGGGAGAGGAAGAGGATGGTCAatagaggaggagaaggaggaggagagcttCTGAAGCCAGTGTCTGGGCTCCCAGGGCATTGAGTGGGAGACAAGAGAGTAGAAAGAGTGTAATAAAGGTCAGTGTGCAGATTTGGCGCTGCAGGGGGAGTTCCTACCCTCACTTAAGGCTGGAGTGGTGGGGGAATTTTGTGAAGATATTGAGACTGTAGAAGTGTTTGTTCCCCATTGAATGCGACCGGGAGGCAGTATCGTGGTTAAATGCTCTGATCTTGATGCCAGACTAATTTGGATTCAAGCCTGGCATTTAGCTCTCCGAGaacctgttttctcttctgcGAAATGGAGGATTGATcatcagatatttcttttttcttttttttcttttttttttttttttgagatggagtctcactctgtcacccaggctgatggagtgcagtggcgt
Coding sequences within:
- the LOC126936499 gene encoding LOW QUALITY PROTEIN: interferon-related developmental regulator 2-like (The sequence of the model RefSeq protein was modified relative to this genomic sequence to represent the inferred CDS: inserted 1 base in 1 codon) translates to MSAKDTEKQQPESTKQNQESRRRGWAPREDGGVRGVWCPWSGQVSAQRTGRHLAVREPTPTGSLTPRPPRAPRARCPACLAPVTGNTLRKGGARRGGGARSSTQADSGCSDDEAASEARSTASECPRLLSTTAEDSLVGDVVDEQGQQEDFEEKLKEYVDCLTDKSPKTRQGALKSLRLALASRLLLDFLLERRLTLADALEKCLRKGKGEKQALAAAVRGLLCVQLGPEPKGEELFHSLQPLLVSMLSDSTASPAARLHCASALGLGCYVAAADIQDLVSCLACLESVFSRFYGLGSSTTPVVPASLHGLLCAALQTWALLLTIFPSTQISHILDRQLPRLPQLLSSESVNLWIAAGETIALLFELARDLEEVFVYEDMEALCSVLRTLATDSNKYRAKADRQRQGSTFRAVLHSVEGGEREEEIVRFGFEVLYRDSWAGHRIYTAFKEVLGSAMHHHLRSNELLRDIFGLGPVLLLDAXCKVPRFEKHLYNTATFKARTKARSRVRSKRADIL